Genomic window (Drosophila albomicans strain 15112-1751.03 chromosome X, ASM965048v2, whole genome shotgun sequence):
GCATGTCGTTTGATGGCCTCCACCAGCCATTTGATGCCCTCGTCGACGCCTTCGCCTGTGAGCGCTGAGACGGGAATTGTAAGACAATCACGACGTCCAATTAAGGTACCAGCTTGCTGAAAGACGGGCTTAATCTCGCGCACGCCCATTACATCGGGCAGGTCCTGTTTGTTGGCCAATATCAACAACGGCACACCCGACAACAGCTCGTTCTTAATCATTTTATCTGTCAAACAGAAATATGAACATGAAACATCATTAAGATAATCGACTCTAAAGACATACCAAAGATCACTTTGCTTTCGTCCATGCGTTCGCGATCGTTGGAGTCGATCACATAGATGACGCCATGTGATTCTTGATAGTATTTGTCCCATAGCGATTGCAGCTCCTGTTGTCCACCCAAGTCCCAGAAATTGAGTCGCACGCTCTGCACATCGATGGTGCCTATGTTGAGGCCGACTGTTGTCGTTATCTTGGCCGGATTGAGGCCTTTGTAGTTCTTTGTAAACTTGGTCTTGGCTGCCTCCAGATAGgtctgcaatttgtttaattacgTTCGAACTTTAAACGTGTCCCAAACAAGTTGTTATCGCTGTTTTTTTGCTTACCGTTTTGCCTGCATTATCAAGGCCCAGAATAACCACGCAATATTCATCTTTTTGTGTCAGATGCTTATAGAAGCCATGCATTAATGTGtacattgtatttatttataatctaTAAGCTAAGCTagcaaatattgcatttaaattaaagtcacAACACAAAATACGAACAAGAGACTGGAGAGACAGTATAGAATTTTGAGATTTCGTTATAGTTGGATGCTTTATGCTTTGGTTTCTACTATGTCGGCATAGCAGAGAGACtatgtattttgcatttgtttttgtttcttaacagcaataataatgtGTTGTAATTTAGCATTTCTTGTTAACAACTGCGTTTGCTGGCAAATTTCACTTGTCGTTATCG
Coding sequences:
- the LOC117563588 gene encoding ADP-ribosylation factor-related protein 1, which produces MYTLMHGFYKHLTQKDEYCVVILGLDNAGKTTYLEAAKTKFTKNYKGLNPAKITTTVGLNIGTIDVQSVRLNFWDLGGQQELQSLWDKYYQESHGVIYVIDSNDRERMDESKVIFDKMIKNELLSGVPLLILANKQDLPDVMGVREIKPVFQQAGTLIGRRDCLTIPVSALTGEGVDEGIKWLVEAIKRHAVVRPPRVND